A section of the Pseudomonas flavescens genome encodes:
- a CDS encoding circularly permuted type 2 ATP-grasp protein, whose protein sequence is MPDLLADYPSNDGAYDELLDASGQVRPHWRRLLTQLQRSRPAQLQQRQAMLTRQIQENGVTYNVYADPDGADRPWELDLLPNLIPAAEWQTIAAGVAQRAALLDKVLADLYGPQQLLADGLLPPELVFGHENFLWPCQGLQPPGGTFLHVYAVDLARAPDGRWWVTADRTQAPSGAGYALENRQIVSRAFPELYRDLGVQYLAGFFRTLQDTLARQAPADGETPLVVVLTPGRFNESYFEHLYLARQLGYPLVEGSDLTVRDATLYLKTLAGLRRVHAVLRRLDDDFCDPLELRTDSALGVPGLLEAVRQGRVLVANALGSGVLEAPGLPGFLPAISEKLLGEPLLLPSIASWWCGEPPVLEQALEKLPELLIRPSFPSQSFTPVFGRDLDAAQRAELTARLRLRPYAYVAQALAQLSQAPVWQGEGKLQSRAIGMRVFAVASADGYRVMAGGLTRVAAEADAEVVSMQRGGASKDTWVLGERHGPGEPWQGMRPLGAADLVRSDPYLPSRVVENLFWFGRYSERCEDSARLLRIMLGRYVDDDDDPQALEAALDLGESLGLLPDEEHGALDARLLEAVLGAEWPASLRINLQRLQWTAGSVRGKLSQANWQALVELQRDAQNLEARGGDFGQLLDFLNRLLMSLAALSGFALDDMTRDDGWRFLMIGRCIERLQFLCDSVGGFLRSSKPDDQSALEWLLELGNSSITYRTRYMASAQLIPVLDLLLLDEQNPHAVLFQVRTLLRSLERLAERFHLPEAPALSRLERQLSAVDLRSLENPLFGARGVRAVLDGLADLLEAIGQASGQASDELGLRFFVHVAASQGTRSS, encoded by the coding sequence ATGCCTGATCTGCTCGCCGATTACCCGTCCAACGATGGGGCCTACGATGAACTGCTCGATGCCAGCGGGCAGGTTCGCCCGCATTGGCGCAGGCTGCTGACCCAACTGCAGCGCAGCCGCCCGGCACAGCTGCAGCAGCGTCAGGCCATGCTGACCCGACAGATCCAGGAGAATGGCGTTACCTACAACGTGTACGCCGATCCCGATGGTGCGGATCGCCCCTGGGAACTGGACCTGCTGCCCAATCTGATTCCCGCGGCCGAGTGGCAGACCATCGCTGCCGGCGTGGCCCAGCGTGCGGCGTTGCTCGACAAGGTACTGGCCGACCTTTACGGCCCTCAGCAGCTACTGGCCGACGGCCTGCTGCCGCCGGAGCTGGTCTTCGGCCACGAGAACTTTCTCTGGCCCTGCCAGGGCTTGCAGCCGCCAGGCGGTACCTTCCTGCATGTGTATGCCGTGGACCTGGCGCGGGCGCCCGATGGCCGCTGGTGGGTCACGGCCGATCGTACCCAGGCGCCCTCCGGGGCGGGCTACGCCCTGGAAAACCGGCAAATCGTTTCCCGCGCCTTCCCCGAGCTGTACCGGGACCTGGGCGTGCAGTACCTGGCGGGGTTCTTCCGCACCCTGCAGGACACCCTGGCGCGTCAGGCGCCCGCCGATGGCGAGACGCCGCTGGTGGTGGTGCTGACACCCGGGCGATTCAACGAGAGCTATTTCGAACACCTGTACCTGGCCCGTCAGCTCGGTTATCCGCTGGTCGAAGGCAGCGACCTGACCGTGCGCGACGCCACCCTGTACCTCAAGACCCTGGCGGGGTTGCGCCGCGTACATGCGGTGCTGCGCCGTCTCGACGACGATTTCTGCGACCCCCTCGAACTGCGTACCGACTCCGCACTGGGCGTGCCCGGCCTGTTGGAGGCGGTGCGTCAGGGCCGCGTGCTGGTCGCCAACGCGCTCGGTAGCGGTGTGCTGGAAGCGCCCGGGCTGCCAGGCTTTCTGCCGGCGATCAGCGAGAAGCTGCTGGGTGAGCCGCTGCTGCTGCCGAGCATCGCCAGTTGGTGGTGCGGCGAGCCACCGGTATTGGAGCAAGCCCTGGAAAAACTCCCCGAGCTGCTTATCCGGCCGAGCTTCCCATCGCAGAGCTTCACCCCGGTATTCGGCCGTGATCTGGATGCCGCGCAGCGTGCCGAGCTGACTGCAAGGCTGCGGCTGCGCCCTTATGCCTATGTCGCTCAGGCGCTGGCGCAACTGTCCCAGGCGCCGGTCTGGCAGGGGGAGGGCAAGCTGCAATCCCGCGCCATCGGCATGCGCGTGTTCGCCGTGGCCAGTGCCGACGGCTACCGGGTGATGGCGGGCGGCTTGACCCGCGTGGCCGCAGAAGCCGACGCCGAGGTGGTGTCGATGCAGCGTGGCGGTGCCAGCAAGGACACCTGGGTGCTCGGCGAGCGCCACGGCCCCGGTGAACCGTGGCAGGGTATGCGCCCGCTGGGCGCAGCCGATCTGGTGCGCAGCGACCCCTATCTGCCGTCACGGGTGGTGGAAAACCTGTTCTGGTTCGGTCGCTACAGCGAGCGCTGTGAGGACAGCGCGCGGCTGCTGCGCATCATGCTCGGTCGTTACGTCGATGACGATGATGACCCGCAGGCTCTGGAGGCGGCGCTGGATCTTGGCGAAAGCCTCGGCCTGTTGCCCGATGAGGAGCACGGCGCTCTGGATGCCCGGCTGCTGGAGGCGGTGCTCGGTGCCGAATGGCCAGCCAGCCTGCGCATCAATCTGCAACGCCTGCAATGGACCGCCGGCAGCGTACGCGGCAAGCTTTCCCAGGCCAACTGGCAGGCGCTGGTGGAGCTGCAACGCGATGCGCAGAATCTGGAGGCCCGTGGCGGCGATTTTGGCCAGTTGCTGGATTTTCTCAATCGCCTGCTGATGTCACTGGCGGCGCTCTCCGGCTTTGCGCTGGACGACATGACCCGTGACGATGGCTGGCGTTTCCTGATGATCGGCCGCTGCATCGAACGCCTGCAGTTTCTCTGTGACAGCGTCGGCGGCTTCCTGCGCAGCAGCAAGCCGGATGATCAGTCGGCACTCGAGTGGTTGCTGGAACTGGGTAACAGCAGCATCACCTACCGCACGCGCTACATGGCCTCGGCACAGCTGATTCCGGTACTCGACCTGCTGCTGCTCGATGAGCAGAACCCCCACGCGGTGCTGTTCCAGGTGCGCACGCTGTTGCGCTCCCTGGAGCGCCTGGCCGAACGCTTCCATCTGCCCGAGGCGCCGGCACTGTCACGGCTCGAGCGGCAATTGAGCGCCGTCGACCTGCGCAGCCTGGAAAATCCGCTGTTCGGCGCCCGTGGCGTTCGCGCGGTACTCGATGGCCTGGCCGATCTGCTCGAGGCCATCGGCCAGGCATCCGGCCAGGCATCGGATGAACTGGGCCTGCGCTTTTTCGTGCACGTTGCCGCCAGTCAGGGAACCCGGTCGTCATGA
- a CDS encoding transglutaminase family protein, giving the protein MSIHVALHHVTHYRYDRAVNLGPQIIRLRPAPHSRTRILSYSLSVEPGEHFINWQQDPQGNYLARLVFPEKTRELRVEVDLVAEMAVFNPFDFFLEPYAEQIPLTYTAGEQRELAPYLVRLPGEARFNEYLASIDRTPKASVDFLVALNQRLAADIDYLIRMEPGVQTPEQTLVNASGSCRDSSWLLVQLFRHLGLAARFVSGYLIQLSADVKSLDGPSGTEVDFTDLHAWCEVYLPGAGWIGLDPTSGLFAGEGHIPLACSPEPSSAAPISGAVDDCESEFSHEMRVERIWEAPRVTKPYTDNQWRDIVDLGRRVDDDLQAADVRLTMGGEPTFVALDYPDDAEWNTAALGPNKRRLATDLFLRLREHYAPTALVHFGQGKWYPGEQLPRWSLNAFWRRDGQPVWRNAELLADEGRDYGADADTAARFLANLAERLGVDAAHRFPAFEDGLYYLWREGRLPDNVSPEDARLADPLERERLRRVFEQGLDRVIGHVLPLARDTRRAGWRSGSWYLRDEYCRLVPGDSALGYRLPLDSLPWVKAEEFPYVTPADPSQVFAPLPASAELQYQARGVWNGSRGNAPAKPKRGQSAADVVRTALCAEPRDGRLYLFMPPLSDLEDYLELAAAIEDTAAELDCPVLLEGYEPPNDPRLQFFRVTPDPGVIEVNIHPAASWDELVERTEFLYEQARQCRLSSEKFMIDGRHTGTGGGNHFVLGGATPVDSPFLRRPDLLRSLISYWHNHPSLSYLFSGLFIGPTSQAPRVDEARNDALYELEIAFAQMPEPGRECPPWLVDRLLRNLLVDVSGNTHRAEFCIDKLYSPDSASGRLGLLELRAFEMPPHAQMSLAQQLLLRALIARFWKEPYRPARLVRWGTELHDRFLLSHFVEQDFADVLQELTTFGYRLRADWFAPHFEFRFPKAGDFNVKGIDLELRQALEPWHVLGEEGAVGGTVRYVDSSLERMQVKVNGLTPDRYVLTCNGVPVPLRATGKVGEFVAGVRFRAWQPAACLQPTIGVHAPLIFDLVDTWMNRSIGGCQYHVAHPGGRNYDSLPVNAYEAESRRLARFFRLGHSPGKRAALTPSSNQELPTTLDLRRI; this is encoded by the coding sequence GTGTCGATTCATGTCGCGTTGCACCACGTTACTCATTATCGCTACGACCGTGCCGTCAATCTGGGGCCACAGATCATTCGCTTGCGCCCGGCCCCCCACAGCCGCACGCGGATCCTTTCCTACTCCCTGAGCGTGGAGCCGGGTGAGCACTTCATCAACTGGCAGCAGGACCCCCAGGGCAACTACCTGGCGCGCCTGGTATTCCCGGAAAAGACCCGCGAGTTGCGCGTCGAGGTGGATCTGGTCGCCGAGATGGCGGTGTTCAACCCGTTCGACTTCTTCCTCGAGCCCTATGCCGAGCAGATTCCCCTGACCTACACCGCCGGCGAGCAGCGCGAGCTGGCGCCGTATCTGGTCAGGCTGCCGGGCGAGGCGCGCTTCAACGAGTATCTGGCGAGCATCGACCGTACGCCAAAGGCCAGTGTGGATTTCCTGGTCGCCCTGAATCAGCGTCTGGCCGCCGATATCGATTATCTGATCCGCATGGAGCCGGGCGTGCAGACGCCCGAGCAGACCCTGGTCAATGCTTCGGGCTCGTGCCGTGATTCATCCTGGCTGCTGGTCCAGCTGTTCCGTCACCTGGGCCTGGCCGCACGTTTCGTGTCCGGCTATCTGATTCAGCTCAGTGCCGACGTCAAATCCCTGGATGGCCCGTCGGGCACCGAGGTGGATTTCACCGACCTGCACGCCTGGTGCGAAGTGTACCTGCCAGGCGCCGGCTGGATCGGCCTCGACCCCACCAGCGGGCTGTTCGCCGGTGAAGGTCACATTCCCCTGGCCTGTAGCCCGGAGCCCTCGTCGGCAGCGCCGATCAGCGGGGCGGTGGACGACTGCGAAAGCGAGTTCAGCCATGAGATGCGCGTGGAGCGTATCTGGGAAGCGCCGCGGGTCACCAAACCCTACACCGACAACCAATGGCGCGACATCGTCGACCTGGGCCGCCGTGTCGACGACGACCTGCAGGCCGCCGACGTACGCCTGACCATGGGCGGCGAGCCAACCTTCGTCGCCCTCGATTACCCGGATGACGCTGAATGGAACACCGCGGCTCTGGGGCCGAACAAGCGCCGTTTGGCCACGGATCTGTTCCTGCGCCTGCGTGAGCACTACGCGCCAACTGCCCTGGTGCATTTCGGCCAGGGCAAGTGGTACCCGGGCGAGCAGCTGCCGCGCTGGTCGCTGAATGCCTTCTGGCGCCGCGATGGTCAGCCGGTCTGGCGTAACGCCGAGCTGCTGGCCGATGAAGGGCGCGACTATGGCGCCGATGCCGACACGGCCGCGCGCTTTCTCGCCAACCTGGCCGAGCGCCTGGGCGTCGATGCGGCTCACCGCTTTCCGGCTTTCGAAGACGGTCTCTATTACCTGTGGCGTGAGGGGCGTTTGCCCGACAACGTTTCTCCTGAAGACGCCCGCCTGGCCGACCCACTGGAGCGCGAGCGCCTGCGCCGGGTATTCGAGCAGGGCCTCGATCGGGTGATCGGGCATGTCCTGCCGCTGGCCCGCGATACCCGCCGTGCTGGCTGGCGCAGTGGCTCCTGGTACCTGCGCGATGAGTATTGCCGTCTGGTACCCGGCGATTCGGCCCTGGGCTATCGCCTGCCGCTGGATTCCCTGCCCTGGGTCAAAGCCGAGGAATTCCCCTACGTGACGCCAGCGGACCCGTCTCAGGTGTTCGCGCCGCTGCCGGCCTCCGCCGAGTTGCAGTACCAGGCGCGCGGCGTCTGGAATGGCAGCCGAGGCAATGCGCCAGCCAAACCCAAACGCGGTCAGTCGGCAGCCGACGTGGTGCGCACGGCATTGTGCGCCGAGCCTCGCGATGGCCGGCTGTACCTGTTCATGCCGCCGCTGAGTGACCTCGAGGATTATCTGGAGCTGGCCGCCGCCATCGAGGACACCGCTGCCGAACTGGATTGCCCGGTGCTCCTCGAGGGGTACGAGCCGCCTAACGACCCGCGACTGCAGTTCTTCCGGGTGACCCCGGACCCTGGCGTGATCGAGGTGAATATCCACCCGGCGGCCAGTTGGGACGAGCTGGTCGAACGCACCGAGTTCCTCTATGAACAGGCGCGTCAGTGCCGCCTGAGCAGCGAGAAGTTCATGATCGATGGCCGCCACACCGGTACCGGCGGCGGCAACCACTTCGTTCTCGGTGGCGCCACACCTGTGGATTCGCCCTTCCTGCGCCGCCCCGATCTGCTGCGCAGCCTGATCAGCTACTGGCACAATCACCCGTCGTTGTCCTATTTGTTCTCCGGGTTGTTCATCGGTCCGACCTCCCAGGCGCCCCGGGTCGACGAGGCGCGCAACGATGCCCTCTACGAGCTGGAAATCGCCTTCGCACAGATGCCCGAGCCCGGTCGCGAGTGCCCGCCGTGGCTGGTCGACCGCCTGCTGCGCAATCTGCTGGTCGATGTCTCCGGCAATACCCACCGTGCCGAGTTCTGCATCGACAAGTTGTATTCCCCGGATTCGGCCTCCGGGCGTCTTGGTCTGCTCGAGCTGCGTGCCTTCGAAATGCCGCCGCACGCGCAGATGAGCCTGGCCCAGCAGTTGTTGCTGCGGGCGCTGATCGCGCGGTTCTGGAAGGAGCCTTACCGGCCCGCACGCCTGGTGCGCTGGGGTACCGAACTGCATGACCGCTTCTTGCTGTCGCACTTCGTCGAGCAGGATTTTGCCGATGTGCTGCAGGAACTGACCACCTTCGGTTACCGCCTGCGCGCCGACTGGTTCGCACCGCATTTCGAGTTTCGCTTCCCCAAGGCCGGCGACTTCAACGTCAAGGGCATCGATCTGGAGCTGCGTCAGGCGCTGGAGCCCTGGCATGTGCTGGGCGAAGAGGGCGCGGTGGGCGGTACGGTGCGTTATGTCGACTCGTCCCTCGAGCGGATGCAGGTCAAGGTCAATGGCCTGACCCCGGATCGTTACGTGTTGACCTGCAATGGCGTGCCGGTCCCGCTGCGAGCGACCGGCAAGGTCGGTGAGTTCGTCGCCGGGGTGCGCTTCCGTGCCTGGCAGCCCGCGGCCTGTCTGCAGCCGACCATCGGCGTGCATGCGCCGCTGATTTTCGACCTGGTGGATACCTGGATGAACCGCTCCATCGGCGGATGCCAGTATCATGTCGCCCATCCCGGTGGGCGAAACTATGACAGCCTGCCGGTGAACGCCTATGAGGCGGAAAGCCGGCGCCTGGCACGCTTCTTCCGCCTTGGGCATAGCCCGGGTAAACGGGCTGCGCTGACGCCAAGCAGTAATCAGGAGTTGCCAACGACCCTGGATCTGCGCCGCATCTGA